TGGAATCACGGAAACTGGGCGGCAGACGGGGTTATGGAACCCCGCAAGGGAGGCTTGACATTAAAGGGACGCCAGCTTGTCCAGGAAATGAAAAGACTCAGTATGATAGTCGATGTTTCTCACTTATCGGAGCAGGCATTTTGGGAGCTTATGGAGATAGACGGGCTTAGTATTCTTGCGTCTCATTCTAATTGCCAGGCAATATGTCCACATCCGCGTAATCTATCTAATAATCAGATCAATGCCCTGATCCAAAGAAAGTCCTGCATCGGATTAACCTTTGTACCTTGGTTTATTCGCGAAGAAAAGAAGGTTAGTCTGGATGATTTGCTTCTTCATCTGGATCATATATGTTCACTTGGAGGAGAAAACTGTGTAGGGTTTGGTTCCGATTTTGACGGATTTGATTCCTCAGGAGAAGTATTAGAAAGGTGCGAGGATTATATCAAGCTGGCAGATGCTTTATTTAAGCGCTACACGGACAATCAGGTGAAAAAATTTCTTTTTCAGAACTGGTACGATTTTCTGGAAAGGGCGCTTCCGGTATAAAACCCTGAACGATCTCATTTTGATATCGATTTCATCTAATAATACTATCTTTCATTTTTGGCTAAAACCCTTGCATTTTACTACTCCAAGGCATAGAATTTGAGTGTAAGTGAAAAAAATTTTTTATAATGTGATGAACATCATTGAAATGGAACTTAACATTTATGTCGCATTGCAGCTACCATCAAAAGGAGTGGACGTAAGGTGATTAGTCAGCTATCGTGGAAGATCGGGGGACAACAAGGTGAAGGGGTGGAAAGCACCGATCGTATTTTTTCCACAGCATTGAACCGCCTTGGGTATTATTTGTATGGGTATCGTCATTTCTCTTCTCGGATTAAAGGGGGACATACGAACAACAAAATTCGGATCAGTACAAAGCCGATTCGATCGATCTCGGATGATCTGGATATCCTTGTAGCGTTTGACCAAGAATCCATTGATTTAAATGCACATGAGCTTCGGGAGAATGCAGTTGTTGTGGCTGATGCCAAATTTAACCCGACATTGCCTGAAGGGATCAATGCGCGCTTGTTTCCAGTACCGATTACAGCGATTGCAGAAGAACTTGGAACGTCTCTTTTCAAAAACATGGCCGCTTCAGGCGCATCATGGGCTTTGCTTGGTCTTCCATTGGAAGTATTCAACAAAGCGGTAGAAGAAGAGTATGGCCGTAAGTGTGCAGCAGTAGTTGAGAAAAACATTGAAGCAGTTAAACGCGGAGCTGAGTATGTGCTTGATCTTGCTGGAGGTCCTCTTGAAGAATTTAGACTTGAGCCGGCTGACGGTAAACAAAAACTGTTTATTATCGGAAATGATGCTATCGGGCTTGGCGCAGTTGCGGCGGGTTGCCGTTTCATGCCTGCATATCCGATCACCCCAGCTTCCGAAATAATGGAATATTTGATTAAAGTGCTTCCTAAATATGGCGGAACTGTTATCCAAACGGAGGATGAAATTGCCGCCTGTACGATGGCGATCGGGGCGAACTACGGGGGAGTACGTGCAATGACCACTTCTGCGGGACCGGGTTTGTCACTGATGATGGAAGCGATTGGTCTTGCCGGAATGACAGAAATACCGGTCGTGATTGTGGATACCCAACGCGGAGGCCCAAGTACAGGATTGCCGACAAAGCAGGAACAAAGTGATATTAATGCGATGATTTACGGAACTCATGGAGAAATTCCTAAAATTGTCATCGCACCTAGTACGATTGAAGAATGTTTCTATGATACGGTAGAGGCATTTAACTTGGCCGAAGAATATCAATGCCCGGTTATCGTTTTAACAGATTTGCAACTTTCTCTTGGCAAACAATCATCCGAACTGCTGGATTATAACAAGATCTCCATTAACCGGGGGAAATTGGTACATGAATTAGAGCCTGCCGAGCCTAATACAATGTTCAAACGTTATGAATTTACGGAAGATGGAATATCTCTGCGTGTTCTTCCCGGAACGAAGTATGGTATTCATCATGTAACAGGTGTTGAGCATGATCAAACCGGACGTCCGAATGAGGGAACGGATAACCGGAAAAAAATGATGGATAAACGCCTTAGAAAATTAACAAATGTCAAGGTGACTAATCCGATTCATGTGGATGCGCCGCATGAAGAACCGGATGTGCTAATTATTGGAATCGGGTCCACAGGCGGTACGATAGATGAAGCCAGAGGACGTCTTGACAAAGACGGGCTAAAAACTAATCACATTACTGTTCGCCTGCTGAACCCATTCCCGGCGGAAGAGCTCCGCCCTTATATGGAAAAAGCCAAAACTGTAGTAGTTGTAGAAAACAACGCAACTGCACAGCTGGCTAATCTGATCAAGCTTCATGTAGGATTTGCGGATAAAATTAAAAACCTGCTGAAATATAACGGGAATCCGTTCTTACCGTCTGAAATCTACCAAGAAGTCAAGGAGCTGAATGTAACATGGCAACATTGAAAGATTTTCGTAACAACGTAAAGCCGAACTGGTGTCCAGGATGCGGGGACTTTTCCGTACAGGCGTCCATCCAGCGTGCTGCGGCCAATGTTGGATTGGAACCGGAACAGCTTGCTATTATTTCCGGAATCGGTTGTTCAGGCCGGATATCCGGTTATGTAAATGCATACGGTCTCCACGGTGTTCATGGTAGAGCTCTTCCAATCGCTCAGGGAGTTAAAATGGCAAACCGAGAATTGACTGTTGTAGCCGCAGGCGGTGACGGGGACGGATTTGCCATCGGCATGGGTCATACAGTACATGCCATCCGCCGTAATATTGATATAACTTACATTGTCATGGATAATCAAATCTATGGATTGACGAAAGGCCAGACCTCTCCGCGAAGCGGTGAGGGCTTCAAAACAAAAAGTACACCCCAAGGGTCCATTGAGACTCCATTGGCACCACTTGAGATGGCTCTTGCGGCAGGAGCGACTTTCGTAGCCCAGTCTTTCTCCAGCAATCTGAAGCAGCTGACGCACGTGATTGAAGAAGGTATCAAACATAAAGGATTTTCTATTATTAATGTATTCAGTCCTTGTGTAACCTTCAACAAGGTAAATACGTACGACTGGTTCAAAGAACATGTGGTGAATTTAGATGATTTACCTGATTATGATCCTTCAAACCGTATTCAGGCCATGACAAAGCTCATGGAAACAGAAGGGATGCTAACCGGAATTATTTATCAGGATACAAGTAAACCTTCCTATGAGCAGCTCGTTCCTGGATTTAAGGAAGAAGCTCTCGCAAAACAAGATATTCATCTGAGTGAGGAAGAGTTTGACAAATTGGTAGCAG
This Paenibacillus larvae subsp. larvae DNA region includes the following protein-coding sequences:
- a CDS encoding 2-oxoacid:ferredoxin oxidoreductase subunit beta encodes the protein MATLKDFRNNVKPNWCPGCGDFSVQASIQRAAANVGLEPEQLAIISGIGCSGRISGYVNAYGLHGVHGRALPIAQGVKMANRELTVVAAGGDGDGFAIGMGHTVHAIRRNIDITYIVMDNQIYGLTKGQTSPRSGEGFKTKSTPQGSIETPLAPLEMALAAGATFVAQSFSSNLKQLTHVIEEGIKHKGFSIINVFSPCVTFNKVNTYDWFKEHVVNLDDLPDYDPSNRIQAMTKLMETEGMLTGIIYQDTSKPSYEQLVPGFKEEALAKQDIHLSEEEFDKLVAEFK
- a CDS encoding dipeptidase, which codes for MIIDAHSDVLSKLFHHSYLHFALEAKELAVSVPAMQKADVKLQFMAIFLDETKMTPTLEPILAYVDILYKQILTTPGFKLVTRKQDLKEVKKGSERGVLLTLEGVDGLQANLLHFRILYYLGVRSIGLTWNHGNWAADGVMEPRKGGLTLKGRQLVQEMKRLSMIVDVSHLSEQAFWELMEIDGLSILASHSNCQAICPHPRNLSNNQINALIQRKSCIGLTFVPWFIREEKKVSLDDLLLHLDHICSLGGENCVGFGSDFDGFDSSGEVLERCEDYIKLADALFKRYTDNQVKKFLFQNWYDFLERALPV
- a CDS encoding 2-oxoacid:acceptor oxidoreductase subunit alpha — encoded protein: MISQLSWKIGGQQGEGVESTDRIFSTALNRLGYYLYGYRHFSSRIKGGHTNNKIRISTKPIRSISDDLDILVAFDQESIDLNAHELRENAVVVADAKFNPTLPEGINARLFPVPITAIAEELGTSLFKNMAASGASWALLGLPLEVFNKAVEEEYGRKCAAVVEKNIEAVKRGAEYVLDLAGGPLEEFRLEPADGKQKLFIIGNDAIGLGAVAAGCRFMPAYPITPASEIMEYLIKVLPKYGGTVIQTEDEIAACTMAIGANYGGVRAMTTSAGPGLSLMMEAIGLAGMTEIPVVIVDTQRGGPSTGLPTKQEQSDINAMIYGTHGEIPKIVIAPSTIEECFYDTVEAFNLAEEYQCPVIVLTDLQLSLGKQSSELLDYNKISINRGKLVHELEPAEPNTMFKRYEFTEDGISLRVLPGTKYGIHHVTGVEHDQTGRPNEGTDNRKKMMDKRLRKLTNVKVTNPIHVDAPHEEPDVLIIGIGSTGGTIDEARGRLDKDGLKTNHITVRLLNPFPAEELRPYMEKAKTVVVVENNATAQLANLIKLHVGFADKIKNLLKYNGNPFLPSEIYQEVKELNVTWQH